The following proteins come from a genomic window of Eretmochelys imbricata isolate rEreImb1 chromosome 11, rEreImb1.hap1, whole genome shotgun sequence:
- the SLC19A1 gene encoding reduced folate transporter → MSVEDDGSVMHPPESAVDQRWKFLVFYLCFYGFMTQIRPGESFITPYLLGADKNFTMEEVTNEITPVLSYSYMAVLVPIFLLTDYLRYKPVLVLQSLSHISIWLLLLFGTGILAMQFMEFFYGITMAARVAYSSYIFSLVSPSQYQRMASYSRAAVLMGVFTSSVLGQLCVTVGGVPFMTLNYVSLGFMLFGLVLTLFLEQPKRSLFFNRSDGPSPSELDRMQPVGGKPVPPTPSRWRSSALFRMLRELGTIAKLPQLRLWSLWWIFNSAGYYLMLYYVQLLWNEIYPTTDNRKVYNGGVDAASTLLGAITAFSAGYVKIRWALWSELVIGGVTAFQAGLLLLMSTTSNIWLCYGAYILFRGSYQFLVPIAIFQIATSLSKELCALVFGVNTFFATVLKTIITMIISDKRGLGLSVHPQFYVYFAYFTLLAVVYLGAAVCEAVRRRRGKGPQEPAFAKELCSPAEEAPGKERSSEPGSVHV, encoded by the exons ATGTCTGTCGAGGATGATGGCTCTGTAATGCACCCCCCTGAGTCTGCAGTGGACCAGCGCTGGAAGTTCCTCGTCTTCTACCTCTGCTTTTACGGCTTCATGACCCAGATCAGACCTGGGGAGAGCTTCATCACCCCCTACTTGCTGGGAGCTGACAAGAACTTCACCATGGAAGAG GTGACCAACGAGATCACTCCCGTCCTGTCCTACTCCTACATGGCCGTCCTGGTGCCCATCTTCCTGCTGACGGATTACCTGCGCTACAAGCCGGTGCTGgtgcttcagagcctgagccacaTCTccatctggctgctgctgctcttcggCACCGGTATCCTGGCCATGCAGTTCATGGAGTTCTTCTACGGCATCACCATGGCGGCCCGCGTGGCCTACTCCTCCTACATCTTCTCCCTGGTCTCCCCCTCGCAGTACCAGCGCATGGCCAGCTACTCCCGCGCCGCCGTGCTGATGGGGGTCTTCACCAGCTCCGTGCTGGGGCAGCTCTGCGTCACCGTGGGCGGGGTGCCCTTCATGACGCTCAACTATGTCTCGCTGGGGTTCATGCTCTTTGGGCTCGTCCTGACGCTCTTCCTGGAGCAGCCCAAGCGAAGCCTCTTCTTCAACCGGAGTGACGGCCCCTCGCCCTCGGAGCTGGACAGGATGCAACCCGTCGGGGGCAAGCCAGTGCCCCCCACGCCCTCCCGCTGGCGCAGCTCAGCCCTCTTCCGTATGCTGAGGGAGCTCGGCACCATCGCCAAGCTGCCCCAGCTGCGGCTCTGGTCCCTCTGGTGGATCTTCAACTCTGCCGGCTACTATCTCATGCTCTATTACGTGCAGCTCTTGTGGAATGAGATTTACCCTACCACGGACAACAGGAAGGTCTACAACGGCGGGGTGGACGCTGCCTCAACGCTGCTCG GTGCCATCACCGCCTTCTCTGCGGGCTACGTGAAGATCCGCTGGGCCCTGTGGTCGGAGCTGGTGATTGGCGGCGTGACGGCCTTCCAGGCGGGGCTGCTCTTGCTGATGAGCACCACCAGCAACATCTGGCTCTGCTACGGGGCCTACATCCTGTTCAGGGGCTCCTACCAGTTCCTGGTGCCTATAGCCAT TTTCCAGATTGCCACCTCCCTCTCCAAAGAGCTCTGTGCCCTGGTGTTCGGCGTGAACACCTTCTTTGCCACCGTCCTGAAGACCATCATAACCATGATCATATCAGACAAGCGGGGCCTGGGCCTTTCGGTGCATCCGCAG TTCTACGTGTACTTCGCCTACTTCACGCTGCTGGCGGTGGTGTACCTGGGGGCAGCGGTGTGCGAGGCCGTGAGGCGCCGCCGGGGCAAGGGGCCGCAGGAGCCGGCCTTCGCCAAGGAGCTCTGCAGCCCCGCCGAGGAGGCGCCGGGGAAGGAGAGGAGCTCGGAGCCGGGCAGCGTGCACGTCTGA